AAAGAGGGGTGCAGATTGTTTTGTGCTTTGTTTATGGTAATCACCAAATCGACAATTTCTTAAGCAGTTTCTTTTGCTTATAGCTTTTTTTCTCCAATTGTCAAAGATGGCCCTGAAATTTTGGAAGCTATAGACGATTTACTGAAGagttcaattttaaaaaaaaaaaaaaaattaaacaaatttgaaggTTTATGTTTAGGCAATTATCttcttcaaaaaatttgaggGCTTAAGGTAAATGATTCATCCGGACCTGCCATGCCAATTGTGTATATGGATTCTTGTTATGTGACGGACTTGTTTGTTAGAGAAGAAAGCTAGAGAGGAAACAGACTGTATATTAGAGGCATAGGCGTTACAAATTGTCCATGACAAATGAACTTACGGGTCCGGTTAAACCGAATCCGGTTCAGTGTGACTAATCAGTACCGGAGGATGAGTGAAGGACGTGGCGCTTCCTTTTCCACTGGTTTCGCTCCTTTGGAATTCCAATTCAGTTGAAGTTTCTTGATCATCAAACATCGTCCTCAATCTCTGCAATTGTGAGTTGTggtttaacaaacaaaaataaaaatggcgACGAATAGTTTAGTGACGGGACTGAAAGTGTTCTTACCGGTGATGTTCTGCGTCATGCTCGCGACTCTTATCTACACCATCATCACCGATGGCCTTCCCGAACCCGACCGTCGTGATGTCTTCACCCCGTATTTATTCCATTCTCTATTCATTTTACATATGCTCTGTctctagtatttatatttactctctctctctctcatgttggttggttggttggtGTCTCTTCAGATGGTTTGCTACAACAATTTTGGATTTCTACATCAATATTGTCCCTATTGCGGTATGTTTTCGAATTTCTATAATCTTGATTGAACGGTTTCATTGATGTTTTGGCATCTTTTCAAGGTCTGGATTGTGTACAAGGAGACAACATGGTTTGGTTCTATTCTTTGGGCCATTCTCCTCATCGTATTTGGAAGGTACGGTTTTATTTTATCAGAGTATCTATTATCCTCTGgaaacatttattattttgttgtttgtGACTATTGTTGTGCGTTTTGGAATATGATTTGGCAGCCTGACGACGTGTGTGTATCTGTTTATGCAACTGCTCAAGCTGACACCTCAAGAGGCTTCTGAAGATCCTATGTACTTCTTGTTACTCCGTGATTCCTTCAAGTATGTGTGTGGCTCTCTTTTTGTGAATTCATAGCTTCATATTACTATCATCTCTTTAGTCATTCATGTTAATGTAAGTAATATGTTGTTTTGTTAGGGATGGAGCGGGTCCCAGAGACAAGAAATCCCTTGTCGTCACTGCAAGATTTGTGTTTGGTGCCTTAGGCTGTGTCATGCTCGGAGCTTTGGTTTACACCTGCTTGACTGATGGCTCTCCTTTCCGCATGGAGCTTCTTTACccgtcagttttttttttcttttttttttttttctttcttttgttcatTGCTGTGTGTGTTTTGAATCATCTGACACCGTCTCTCGTGATTCTGCCCTTCAACTTTATCTTCTAGGTGGATGGTGGTATTATTGGTTAGCTTCTACATTAATGTCGCGGTTTTATCAGTAAGTGTATCTCTTGCTCCTATTTCGTTTTCTACAAAACTCTACGAGGCAATCTTGGACACTGGAGTTGTGCTTTGGATGTTCATTAATAAGCTCTCATCATATTTCTGGTCTTGAGATCATAGTAACACCTTGCATTAACTGTAATTTTATATACGTTTCGCACGTCCATGAACCATTTACTCTTTTTATTATTCAGGTTTGGGTTGTGTATAAAGAATCTAGCTGGATCATTGGAATCCTCTGGGTTGCTTTATTACTATCTCTTGGAAGGTACAATATATATCTTAAAAGCTTAACTCTTGAATGATCCCTTCATCACCCATAATAAGGAGAGTTTTCCTCGTACATGTGATTGTTGTATTTTCTCAGCTTTGGCACCAGCGTAGTCATTGTGGTGCAGCTATTCCGTCTCTCTCCCCTTGACCCGCTATACCTCGTTCTGGTGAAAAACAGCAATCGGTAAGTTCGGtatatgcaataaaaaaaaaaactcttctcCTCTAAGATTCAATGTAATTTAAGAAGATATATATTCAAAAGTAGCTCGTCAACATACTGCTTATAATTCGTGTTACATTTGTTGTGTTGGAGGAAGCAAAGAACAAAATAAGGGCCAAGTTagtgaactctctctctctctctctcatgggTCATGGCAGGTCTGGAGATATGTATGAGCGCACTCATTCTGCGGTTCTGCGTATGTGAAGCTTcctgatttcatttttttaccacattaaaaaaaaaacatttctttatCCACCCACCCACCCACACAATACGCGTTTGTATTACGCATGCATTCCCAGAAATATGTGGATAATTATTCTGTATATTGTTTCCTTTTTATGTGACAGACAACTATGCCGTTTGCCTGTTTAATAAAAAAGGTTGTCGTTTGTTTGGCCATGATGGTGCAAACGGAACCATGTAATCGGACTTTTTTGGGTCATAGACCAGACATGGAGTAAGCTCTTTTGCTACGGATCATTTTGGGCTTCTAGCTAGCCTTTTGGTTTTGTCCAAAGCAAATAGTTGGTTATCTGTTTCTCAGGCAATGAATACTTAAAATGTCAAAGCATAATTTAAGCTGATAATGAGGACTGAAAACACATTCATGCTGACAACTTGAATTGGTGATTACTAGATACTACATCACTTGAACTAACTGAATCAATGGGATTTGAACGGTGAAGATAAAAGCGACTTGTAATTATTCTGTCCTGCTC
This region of Brassica napus cultivar Da-Ae chromosome C5, Da-Ae, whole genome shotgun sequence genomic DNA includes:
- the LOC106401722 gene encoding uncharacterized protein LOC106401722 isoform X1 → MATNSLVTGLKVFLPVMFCVMLATLIYTIITDGLPEPDRRDVFTPWFATTILDFYINIVPIAVWIVYKETTWFGSILWAILLIVFGSLTTCVYLFMQLLKLTPQEASEDPMYFLLLRDSFKDGAGPRDKKSLVVTARFVFGALGCVMLGALVYTCLTDGSPFRMELLYPWMVVLLVSFYINVAVLSVWVVYKESSWIIGILWVALLLSLGSFGTSVVIVVQLFRLSPLDPLYLVLVKNSNRKEQNKGQVSELSLSLSHGSWQVWRYV
- the LOC106401722 gene encoding uncharacterized protein LOC106401722 isoform X3; amino-acid sequence: MATNSLVTGLKVFLPVMFCVMLATLIYTIITDGLPEPDRRDVFTPWFATTILDFYINIVPIAVWIVYKETTWFGSILWAILLIVFGSLTTCVYLFMQLLKLTPQEASEDPMYFLLLRDSFKDGAGPRDKKSLVVTARFVFGALGCVMLGALVYTCLTDGSPFRMELLYPWMVVLLVSFYINVAVLSVWVVYKESSWIIGILWVALLLSLGSFGTSVVIVVQLFRLSPLDPLYLVLVKNSNRKQRTK
- the LOC106401722 gene encoding uncharacterized protein LOC106401722 isoform X4; protein product: MATNSLVTGLKVFLPVMFCVMLATLIYTIITDGLPEPDRRDVFTPWFATTILDFYINIVPIAVWIVYKETTWFGSILWAILLIVFGSLTTCVYLFMQLLKLTPQEASEDPMYFLLLRDSFKDGAGPRDKKSLVVTARFVFGALGCVMLGALVYTCLTDGSPFRMELLYPWMVVLLVSFYINVAVLSVWVVYKESSWIIGILWVALLLSLGSFGTSVVIVVQLFRLSPLDPLYLVLVKNSNRTK
- the LOC106401722 gene encoding uncharacterized protein LOC106401722 isoform X2 encodes the protein MATNSLVTGLKVFLPVMFCVMLATLIYTIITDGLPEPDRRDVFTPWFATTILDFYINIVPIAVWIVYKETTWFGSILWAILLIVFGSLTTCVYLFMQLLKLTPQEASEDPMYFLLLRDSFKDGAGPRDKKSLVVTARFVFGALGCVMLGALVYTCLTDGSPFRMELLYPWMVVLLVSFYINVAVLSVWVVYKESSWIIGILWVALLLSLGSFGTSVVIVVQLFRLSPLDPLYLVLVKNSNRSGDMYERTHSAVLRM